Proteins found in one Podarcis muralis chromosome 5, rPodMur119.hap1.1, whole genome shotgun sequence genomic segment:
- the LRRC8C gene encoding volume-regulated anion channel subunit LRRC8C codes for MIPITEFRQFSEQQPAFRVLKPWWDVFTDYLSVAMLMIGVFGCTLQVMQDKIICLPKRVQPPQTNSHLPNVSNLDSDATPFLPPKPSTPPATVEMKGLKTDLDLQQYSFINQMCYERALHWYAKYFPYLVLIHTLVFMLCSNFWFKFPGSSSKIEHFISILGKCFDSPWTTRALSEVSGEDSEEKDNRKNNISRSNTVQPSAEGTLVQAQSLRSIPEKFIVDKGTPGALDKKEGEQAKALFEKVKKFRLHVEEGDLLYAMYVRQTVLKVIKFLIIIAYNSALVSKVQFTVDCDVDIQDMTGYKNFSCNHTMAHLFSKLSFCYLCFVSIYGFTCLYTLYWLFYRSLKEYSFEYVRQETGIDDIPDVRNDFAFMLHMIDQYDPLYSKRFAVFLSEVSENKLKQLNLNNEWTPEKLRQRLQMNAHNRLELQLFMLSGLPDTVFEITEVQALKFEIINNVMIPATIVQLDNLQELSLYQCSAKIHSAALAFLKENLKVLNVKFDDFRELPPWMYGLRNLEELNLIGSLCHDISKNITLESFRELKNLKVLYIKSNMSKIPQSVVDVSSHLLKMCIHNDGTKLVMLNNLKKMANLTELELVHCDLERIPHAVFSLASLQELDLKENNLKSIEEIVSFQHLRKLTVLKLWHNSITYIPEHIKKLSSLERLSFSHNKIEVLPSHLFLCNKIRYLDLSYNDIRFIPPEIGVLQSLQYFSITCNKVESVPDELYFCKKLKTLKIGKNNLSVLSPKIGNLVLLTYLDIKGNHLEFLPHELGECRALKRSGLVVEDTLFETLPLDVREQMKAE; via the exons ATGATTCCTATCACTGAATTCCGCCAGTTCTCTGAGCAGCAGCCAGCCTTCCGGGTGCTGAAGCCGTGGTGGGATGTCTTTACAGACTACCTTTCCGTTGCCATGTTGATGATTGGCGTCTTTGGTTGCACGCTGCAG GTTATGCAGGATAAGATCATATGCCTTCCAAAAAGGGTGCAGCCTCCGCAGACCAATTCTCACCTTCCCAATGTGTCAAATCTAGACTCTGACGCGACTCCATTTCTTCCACCCAAGCCATCCACACCTCCTGCTACTGTTGAAATGAAGGGCCTCAAGACTGACTTGGACCTCCAGCAGTACAGCTTCATCAACCAAATGTGCTACGAGCGTGCCCTGCATTGGTACGCAAAATACTTCCCTTACCTCGTCCTCATCCACACTCTGGTGTTCATGCTGTGTAGCAACTTCTGGTTCAAATTCCCCGGGTCGAGCTCCAAAATCGAACATTTCATCTCCATCCTGGGGAAGTGCTTTGACTCTCCTTGGACCACGAGGGCTTTGTCGGAGGTCTCTGGAGAAGACTCGGAAGAGAAGGACAACAGGAAGAACAACATCAGCAGGTCAAACACAGTCCAACCTAGCGCAGAGGGGACTTTGGTCCAGGCTCAGTCTCTGAGATCCATACCTGAGAAGTTCATTGTGGATAAAGGGACCCCGGGAGCTCTGGATAAAAAGGAAGGAGAACAGGCCAAAGCATTGTTTGAGAAAGTGAAGAAGTTCCGGCTTCATGTTGAAGAAGGGGACCTGCTCTACGCGATGTACGTTCGTCAAACGGTGCTGAAGGTGATTAAATTTCTTATCATCATTGCCTACAACAGCGCCCTTGTTTCAAAGGTTCAGTTCACTGTAGACTGTGATGTTGACATCCAGGACATGACCGGTTATAAGAACTTTTCTTGCAACCATACGATGGCGCATCTGTTTTCTAAGCTTTCCTTCTGCTATTTGTGCTTTGTAAGCATCTATGGATTTACATGCCTTTACACTTTGTATTGGCTGTTTTACCGCTCGCTCAAAGAATATTCTTTTGAGTATGTCCGGCAAGAGACTGGCATCGACGACATCCCAGATGTCCGCAATGACTTTGCGTTTATGCTACACATGATAGACCAATATGACCCCCTTTACTCCAAGAGGTTTGCTGTGTTCCTTTCCGAGGTCAGCGAAAACAAACTGAAACAGCTTAATCTGAACAACGAGTGGACTCCGGAGAAGTTGAGGCAAAGACTGCAGATGAATGCCCACAACCGTTTGGAACTACAGCTCTTTATGCTGTCCGGACTTCCCGACACGGTTTTTGAAATAACAGAGGTTCAAGCACTGAAATTTGAAATAATTAACAATGTCATGATACCAGCCACCATTGTGCAGTTGGATAATCTCCAGGAGCTCTCATTGTACCAATGTTCGGCAAAGATCCACAGTGCAGCCTTGGCATTCCTGAAAGAAAATCTGAAAGTCTTGAATGTCAAATTTGATGACTTCCGAGAGCTGCCACCTTGGATGTATGGGCTCAGAAATTTGGAAGAGTTGAACTTGATTGGTTCTTTGTGCCATGACATTTCTAAAAATATAACTTTGGAGTCCTTTCGGGAACTCAAGAACCTGAAAGTTCTGTACATTAAAAGCAACATGTCCAAAATCCCACAGTCTGTGGTTGATGTTTCGAGTCACCTTCTGAAAATGTGCATCCACAACGACGGCACTAAGCTGGTGATGCTCAACAACTTGAAGAAAATGGCCAACTTGACGGAACTAGAGTTGGTGCACTGCGACTTGGAGCGCATTCCCCATGCTGTGTTCAGTCTTGCCAGCCTCCAGGAATTAGACCTGAAGGAAAACAACCTCAAATCGATAGAGGAAATTGTTAGCTTTCAACACCTTAGGAAACTCACCGTCCTCAAGCTGTGGCACAACAGTATAACCTACATCCCTGAGCACATAAAGAAGCTCTCCAGTCTGGAACGGCTTTCTTTCAGCCACAACAAGATAGAGGTCCTCCCatcccacctcttcctctgcaacAAAATTAGATACTTAGACTTGTCTTACAATGACATCCGGTTCATTCCCCCGGAAATTGGGGTGCTGCAAAGTTTACAGTATTTCTCAATCACTTGCAACAAGGTGGAGAGTGTGCCAGACGAGCTCTACTTCTGCAAAAAACTCAAGACGCTGAAGATTGGGAAGAACAACTTGTCCGTTCTCTCGCCTAAGATTGGGAATCTGGTATTGCTGACCTACTTGGACATCAAAGGAAATCACCTGGAATTTCTCCCCCATGAACTCGGTGAATGCAGAGCACTGAAAAGGAGCGGCCTGGTGGTCGAAGACACCTTGTTTGAAACCTTGCCCTTAGATGTCAGGGAGCAGATGAAGGCAGAATAA